From the genome of Triticum aestivum cultivar Chinese Spring chromosome 1A, IWGSC CS RefSeq v2.1, whole genome shotgun sequence:
CCGGTTGAAAAATCAAGTAGCAAAACTTGCCCTCGTACAGCCAACAAGAACAGCAAACCATACCAGGAAATCACAGTTGTTGCACCTCAGCAGCAAGTAACCGAAAATGTACAGCTCGATTGCTCGAGAGCAAGAGGTAGCCAATGCTGGATCCAAAGTGAGGATGGATGCACATGGCTGCCATACAAATACTGCTCAAGCAAACAAGTCATCAACAACAAGCAATTATAGATAAGTTTAAAGATAGATGGCAGATTTGTAGGGTTTTTTACCCATTCATGTCCCAACATAATACAGATCCAACTCACATGACAAACAACAAATAACATACTAGTTCACATATTTTGAACTGAGAATACGGTAACCCCATCCCTATGACTAGGGAAAGTACTACAGCAACATTAGTGGAGGCAATATCCTATCAGGAAGATAAGGCATGGAACCTAACCATCAGCGACAGGCCTCCATACCATGCAGAAAACAACAGAACAACCAGACAGACACGCACATTCACTACCATAAGCCATATTTACATGGATGTAATGGCAAGTACCCAGATGACCCTACGGAAGGGCTGAGACAACAATGGCTGCACTGGCCGATGTTTCATTCATTGGAGCTCAGTATGCTAGTAGGACGGGTATGGAACTGGTTGTCTGTCAGCTCGACGGCTAACATCATTCAGAACAGAACCAAATACACGTCTACTATAATCATATGTACCATCACTTAATCCTCTACTTGCTACCCCACTTGATGCTGGAGAAAAAAAGGAATCATCAGATttaatacaaaattcacatgaaatatctcatatttcatatggcCAAAGAAACTCTCTCACCTTGGGAATGGAAATCATAAGAATGATTTGGAGAAACACCATAGCCTGCAATCCTACCATTTACCACTCTATGTTGTGACACAGGAGTATCACCAAATCTCATTGGTTGAGGTGGATTTGGTAGTGGGTTCATTTTAGGTGTTACAGGAACATTGACATTTGAAGAGGCCTTGTCTTGCCCAGAGATCTGTCAAAAATAAAGGGCATAATCTCAGGGTTGTGTCTTTTACTACTGCTTTGTAAATAAATATTAAAATATATAAATTGAAATCTAGTAATGGCAAGAACCTCAGCTATTGGGTTGGAGCCAGAATCAACTATTCACAGATAATATAACTCACTATACCATAAGAACAACACACTGCAATCTATACTACAAATTAGATAACCAGGGAGAAAAAGGAAACGCACCGCAAATTTAAGTGTTCTATTGTGAAGCCGAACAAGGCCAGAAAACAGCCTAACAGCATACTGGGCAATCTCCTCTGTTTCATACTCAGCAAAAGCAAAACCTTTGGGTCGACTAGTTTCCTTGTCACGGGGTATGTGCAAGTCTACTACACGACCTACCTGAATAAGAATCTCATACAAAACCCTCTCCGAGACCTTTTCATCCAAGTTACCTATTTAACAAATACACAGTTGAAGAATTAATACAGTACTGGTGATTGCTTCGTTATATTTAGGCATGCAAAAAAGAGAGGCAAAGTGGAACAATAACAATCATTGAAAAATAGTGAAACTAGAGCACTGCAACAGTGTCAACAATGAAAAACATATATTAAGGCATGCAAAAAAGAGGGGCAAAGTGGGACAAGAACAATCATTGAAAAATAGCAGAACTAGAGTACTGCAACAGTGTCAACTATTAAAAAACATAGATCTGTCACCTAGCAGAACTAGAGATCTGCAACAGCCTAACAGTAAATAAAACCCCTAAATACCCTGATACAAAAGATGTTCATTTCTATCTTACAACAATGTCTTTCAAGAACCATAGTTAGTGAATTAAATAGGCCCTCTATGGCTAGCCCTATAATGTGTGACATTAATCCATGATGGTCATAAATCTCACAACTCTATCATTCACATCTGGACCCTGGATAACGCATTTACTAAGCAGGCTCAATTTGCTATTAGATTTGGTTTTGCAGGCATATGATTATGCTGGTTTTCACTATGTGCATGCTTACAAATTTTCAATTGAAAGCACCACACAGCCCAGAACACCAAGAAATGATTGTTGCACAAGGAAATCAGCATGTTCAAGTGAATTAATCTGCCAACATACAAGTAAACATAGTACAGCGAACAATTCATATTCCGAATCTAGGAGATAGGTACAGCAACACATAAGGCAATCACCGACTGTACAAGCTTAATAATCAATTACACTACGATCTAAACTAGGGTTATAGAGCGTAGATCTACGCCAGCCAAatcgaaacgggggggggggggggggggggggggggcgaaatcCCGCTTCATCAATCAAAACATCTACAGCGCGCAATCTGGCTGAACCTGCTTGGGAGCAGCGACAGCAATTCCGAAAAACCACAGCTTAGGGCACATCGCTAGGAGCACCGGCCGCAAAGGCATCGACTATTCGGACCAAACAGAACGAATTACCACCGAATTCCCCCCTCAATCCCAGGCCGAACCAGCAGGACGGCCACAAAAAATTGGGGGAAACTCGCAGGAAGAGCCGCACCGCACGATTAGGGCTGGGATCTCACCTATGTAGACGGCGCAGCCCGGATTCCTCGCCATAGGGACCGGATCTGGGGAGGCGAAGGCGACGGACACGGAGGAAGGAGTCCAGCCGGGGGAAGCGACTACCACACGACGACTGCGAGGCGCACGAGCTCACGGGGAAGGGGGTTGGTGGCTCACGGCGTTTGGGCGCTATTTCTAGCAGGTGGTTTGGAGACGGTACGGTTCGGCTTCGGCTGCCGACGCCGCGACCGAGGCGGGCTCGGTGGACTCGGGCGGCTGAGCAGTGAACGGGCCTAGGTATCGGTGGGCGCTTGTTCGCTGCTGCTTAACGAGATAAAATCTTACCACACCGGTCCTTGTGGAAATCCATGACATCTTCCCCCTCCACTCGGCGGGGGCACGTCATGAGTGAAGCTCGATGCCGTTTTTGAACCTCTGCTACATCATCATATCCAAGGACACGTTGTTGATGCAGCGGTCAGGGAGTCGTCAGTCAAAGCCAGAACATGTCGGCGACAACAGCCTGGAAAACAAACAGACGTTGTGGAAAAAAAGGCGGTGAAGAGGGTTGGATGACCACCCCAGATCCGACCAGAACATATTCAAGGAGAGATAACCAGACATATTCAGGGAGAGATAACCTGACAAGTTCACCGACGACGCTGAAACTATCTGAATGTCGCCGATCAAAGAAGGAGCCGGAGGACCAAGATGCGAAGCGGCGGCAACCACTTCATCGGAAGACAACTTTGAGACCACATGCATAACACGGAGATGCAACCAAATGCACTACTATGTAAGAACAATGACTGGATTATCCCCGCCGTCCTCTGTGCCGCCGCCGAGATCATCATCGACGAGTGGGCCAAGAATCAGGAAAATCTTATTTGGATCTGCATAATTCCGCCATCACCACGATAGTGTCACGGTTGTGGATCCGAAATCTAATTCTAAAAGATCTAACTACAATGTTGCAATGGAGATCCGGGGTTCCCACCCCCTCATGCCACCGGAGTGATAAACGAAGGAGGGGACCTGTGGCCTCGTTGGTGAGGGAGCAACAGAgttgcggcggctagggttttaaTAGTGGGTTTGTTGGAAAAAGAACGATCCCAACAATGCTTACCTTTTTATAGTTATTTCCTAGGGAATTTAATGGGATCTAAATGTCAGGGCAGCGACCCTGAGCTATGGTAAAGTGGATAGAGATAAAAAACAAAATGGATTTTTTTCTGTTGAATATGGAATAAGAGGACAAATAtggaaacaaaaatgaaaaattATGAAACGTAAGTGAAGCGCAAAGTTTCTTGTATAAAAGGAAATGAAAACAAACAACGTTTTCCCGTGAAACACCGACAAAAATGGAATATCTGTATCCACATTGTTTCTTACATAAAAAGGAAATGGGAGCAAAATGACGTTTTCCGACGGAACACCAGAAGAAATATAATGTTTTTTGTATGTGCATTTGTGTAAGTTCCCTTCTTATTTTTGGGATAGCCAGCTCATATACACTCTGCCCAATCCTACCCAAAAACATAAACCCAAACATTCGCCTACTCCGACGATCCTCCTTATGATCTCATTCTTTTTAACATAATACCTTATTATGTTCAAGAAATTGTTGCCAAATTCTGGAACTCATGCACAACAAAATACTTGATTTTattggaatttagtctattttgggacagcccaataactatttcagaaatttctaaataaatcctagaggcccatttagtctattcgtgcaaggcaagggatactattaaagtttagtcccacattgctagtttagtgggagttgaaCCATCTTATAAGGGGGGTTCTTTCCTCAcctgtatgagcatgagaacaagagggacatccacgcgcgctcctccaccgccgTCTGTCGCGCCGCgtcgatgtctaaatttttgccacgcactacaggtatacgaaaggtcactcgggagctggaaatattttgctgtagtggatattgaatacgaacgctgcacccttcggctgctgtcTGTTCGTTTTGTTTCCCTCGTTTCCTTCAGCTCCCGgcacagcctctcgcctccttctcttgcgcctataaaaggaaggtcgctcctctcagagagacgcaccagaacttcttATTTCTCTCGTcaccggttccaatctctgagctgctgctgtcttcctcatcccggcttgcggcgtgcaccgcgagtcgggacaaTAGGCCACCGAAGTCGCACCTCTTTGAGTctttgtacgggagaagggtgataaggtttttggggagcgctcggtgcgactactgacttcttcgtcacggacaccCCGGACTCCGACagctacttccccgacgtcgacaacctcctcgacgacatggctggcgaggacaccgcccccaagtccagtgctactgctGTTGCTGTCCCGTATGTGTTCCTCTCCTCTCTGTTCGAGGTCCTGCCTTAGTTCCTTGTTCTggtgtttgccctagatatgttagattctacttcatatatgaaacttgccctactgtctgctctagataagCTTGATTatggttcatatatgcagatgttatttaccttctctctgtcagatcacATGACTAGTTTTATCCctgttatattagtcatgctttatctaatatttctgttaataaaatcattcggtaaattgctcatatttccaatagATTTCATACAAGTGCACATGGTTGAGTTGTCAGCCTTTTTgaagtaagagtatcgatcccaTAAAAAGACGGGAAATGTATTTGCCTCTTACGAGGTTTATCGAGTTCAAAGCAAAAGCAATGTGGAAGTGAAAATACGACAAGAGTGTTGTGACAAGAATTAAAGTGTGTGGGAATTACTCCTATAAAAGATGTTGGAGTACCCGCCTCCTGGGCTCGTTGGGGGCGAAGAGAATCTTCTAGCCATCCGTTGTTGGGTGGCTTGCGGCGGGAGATTCTCGGGGCGGCTCTGCGCCATCTGATCTGCCCGGACGGCGCAGACCCGAGCGACCCTACTGAAAGGTCCATGAAGGGCgaaccgctgatacgtctccaatgtatctacaatttttttattgttccatgctattatattatctgttttggatgtttaatgggctctaatataccttttatattatttttgggactaacctactaaccaaaggccagtgcaaattgttgtttttttgtctatttcagtgtttcgcagaaaagggatatcaaacggaatccaaacggaatgaaaccttcggcagagttatttttggaacaaacgcaatctgggagacttggagtggacgtcaaggaagaaacAAGGCAACCACaaggtaggagggtgcgcccaggcgGGGTTGTAACAtctcaaaattctaaattttggaatgttatattaaatagatagatttgattgtttgtttgattgttgtgtgattgattggctgaaagtgagtgaattcaaaactttttgaaagtcaaataagagggaataaaaggactttctcaaactttcattttttgcatttatgatctccgtgaagtcaaattattttcatcataaaaccctggagagaagatgacatgacttcttccatttaaataaatgaaaagggttttttgaAAATAtatgaattccatttggaaatcttttccaattcagaaactttaagcaactcaatgattttcacgagcgaagataaaatgacttcttcaaaacatatgaaatatgagttggaagtttcgaagacctcaaatttaaagtccttttgaaattattatcaatttggagttattggattttattcaaattatttttctccaaaaataaaatatacagaaattagggtaaaatgattccctacatcagaaaattggagagaaatagatttgaattaattttggtatttttaaaatgatttttattggattatATTGCGACAGCAACACTCTTGGCTTTATtgaaatttttgtggattttatttgattttataaaaatgttcatgtcgtagaaaatgttgttctgaaaattttgatatattatatgcctatagtttgTTTTTATTTCATATCGTTTTACTATTTCTTTTTGTCTGCTAAACGTTTttaaaaaaacaggggaaaacccttcccttcgactgggccggcccagctcccaggccaggccgtggcccagcccacctcctcgtcGTCTCCGAGCTCGGGAAGGACTCCCGAGCCAGCACGCCGCTGCGCTGTGACCTCCACGGAAACCGCCACCGCCttacccctcctccacgcctcccgaAGCCGCCCCCTCATTCAAtagcgcgccaccgccgccgcgccgctctCTCCTCGCCTCGCCTCGCATCTCTCCCGCATATCACCGAGCCGCCGGAGCCCGCAGCCAACGCCGCCGTTGTCAACCACCGCCGTCACCGCTCGCAGCACCGCCTCGCGCCGCCTCGCTCCTCGCCGCCCGCACCTTCCCCGCCGCCGCTTGGAGCCGTCGCACCGAACCCCACCGcccgaggccgaagccgccgccgccattgttcgcctcgacgccggagccgccgctgccATCCGCCGCCATCGAATCGAACCGCCACCTGAACCGGTACAAAACTGCTCGGTCCGTTTTTTAGGGTTTAGATTTACTTCGGTTTTTCTTAAAAAACGGTTTATTATTTTAGGTTAACTTATTCTACGAGCGTTCATCAGCTAGGGTTTGGTAGCGAACGATTTTCATTCGTTAGCGATCGGtaacgaacgttcactatttagtctttttcttttattttacttttctgtCAGGGACCTATTCACTAGGTTttattttacagattagtccctggttttcaaacgaccgcatctttttactcgtttatccaaatccaacgaaaccaacgcccacttctttgttatgatcccctttatccagataatcaacttaaacatatttttgaaagttttaaaatttgaattcaaacagagttgtatttgaacttcgtttgatcttaacttgagttccgtagctccgtttgagttgattctttttgcttatcgaagctcttgacctaaaatttctgataaggccaaattcatataattttggtactgttagaaattgttttatgttgcaagatttatttgcttggttttgaagttttcagAATTgtattcttcgttctttccgatcttttgagtgattgcttatgtgtggttactattgcttgcttacgatagattgaccggactgtgacgagtagaactatcaagagttttgagtgtgaatcgtcttcatcaatagtacaggcaagttcacactttgatcatatccctctattacgcagtttttatgcattagtttcaaccctcaaacattgcatgagtaggattgataacatgtgggtattgggaagtagttgatgaggtagaacctattttcCTGCATtcaaaaccttgggagttacttctacgttatgcttatactgctatgctttgctcgtagacatggtttggtttgagtgactcatgacagatgtgagagttactattaatggttaacttaaggtggctactttaatacacatctgggtggaatggtaggggcaccctggagcacccagtggtttgcctgggcacctggagaacccagtgcttgcccaaggggatcccggaggacccatgtgatcaccctatggaatgccacccaggctcaaagggatcataagattattcatgctagaaactttcgtgtgcagccacaagctattatgggctccagcatagttgagtatgttgcatgacctctttcagtggtgggctagcagatgtaggggaaagtaggtgtaactgtccacccagcgtaaagagttaatgcttctgaaagactgtatctcggtcatccgtttctcaaacaccttgtagtgcgagaaatccaacggaggagatcgagtcttgtggggaaaagtgcgcaaacctctacagagtgtacaaactaatcatggttagccgtgtccccggttatggacatcttgagtctctggtatttggattatcatattgatctcatcatgttacttaaataatttgttgggttattgatgttaatttgggattgagttggaggaaccttctcaatattttatcaacaaactttgtagttaaataaaatatattcctttgatgtagggaaaattggcttttcgcaaaaacattataaccatagagcttttccaccagccaaatatgcatgtagtgatagcctttattcatcattatcctatggtgtgaatttgccagtacgttcaatgtactgaccctttgtgacTGCAACATCTCATGCTGCAGgaatatcttacgacgagtaagtgatacgttagggttatgatttctatactcaactt
Proteins encoded in this window:
- the LOC123056871 gene encoding RNA-binding protein 7, coding for MARNPGCAVYIGNLDEKVSERVLYEILIQVGRVVDLHIPRDKETSRPKGFAFAEYETEEIAQYAVRLFSGLVRLHNRTLKFAISGQDKASSNVNVPVTPKMNPLPNPPQPMRFGDTPVSQHRVVNGRIAGYGVSPNHSYDFHSQASSGVASRGLSDGTYDYSRRVFGSVLNDVSRRADRQPVPYPSY